The DNA region TGATCTACACTGACAAAGACCAACTGAACTTTTTGAAGCTCTTTTTCACTCAGTTTTTGAAAGGCTTGCGCGGCCACGCTCAGACTCATAGGACAGACATCAGGACATTTTGCGTAGCCAATGTATAAAACATTAAGTTTCTTAGTGTGGTCTGAAAAACTCCAAGGCTGATCACGAAAAGAAAGTGTGAAGTCTCCGCCATAGCTGGGTTCGGTCTGCCCCCGCATCACTTCCATCATCACAAAAACCAATATGGCCGCCAAAAATGCCGAGACACCTAAGGCCTGCAGAATGTACTTGATTGAAATCTTTTGCGAAGAGGATGTGTTCATACTGTTAAAAGCTAAACCTTATTTCGCAGGGAATCTCAACTGAATGACAGGTAATGCAACACATTGTCATCCTCTTGTCAGTGGTGACCATGATGATGAGAGTCTCCGCCCCCATGACTGTGAGGGTTTCCATGTCCCGAAGGGGCTTCAGAGTCTTCCAGCACATCTAAGGCAAAAGTTTGAGTTTCAAAAGTTCCGTCTGCACCGATCAAAGTGAGGCGAACTTCCCAATCCCCACCCATAACAAAATAGATGTTAGACACTTCATACACTCCGATAAGAGCCTTTCCGTTTTCATCCACAAGATTTTGCACCAACGTAGGCGCAGACCCGTGGTTCATACTGGGCATCCACAGCACCACCTCAAAATCACCACTTGGACTCACTGACGAATGATCTAAAGCACTCTTCCATTCTACTCTTAGACGAGACTCCGCACCTACGACAGGTCCCAACTCCCACATCACATGGGCGTGCACGCCTGCCTGTGCAAAAGTCAGATGCACCATAGGAGCAGAAGAACTTGGCGCATGCACGTGTCCACTATGAGCCAAAACCTGACCTATAAAAACTCCCCAGACTACAGTCATTGCCAGAATTGCTCTTACACACACCTTTGAAATTTTCATTTCCACTCCTTTAAGCTCTTTTAACATAAACGTTTTGTGTGATTTAGCGTAATTTTTGCATTAGGACGAGTCTTTTTCATAGGCCGCAACATCATGTTGCACTTTCTATCCTTTAAACCCTATGTTACAGCTTGAACCACAGCTCACGAGGGAGTTTATGACTCGGTCTATTTTATTGTTCTTGTTTATCACATTCGGGCTATCTGGGTGCGCAGATCGTAAATATGAAGTCGTTCAAAACGATGGCTCTAGAGCTCACCAAGTTACAGCCCCAGGCTCAGATGAGGACAGTTACGATACAGAAAAATGCACTTTGAGATTTAAAAATTCCGATCTTTGTCTTCTTTGGACATGGGAGTCCCTCCCAACACCTCAAAACCCTGGGGTTCTTACTTTTAAAATCACTCGAGAAAATCTTTTAGATGGCACGCCCATTCCTGTGGACATTTCTACGCTGCCCGCAGTGGTCTTATGGATGCCCAGTATGAATCATGGCTCTACACCTACCCAAGTTGAACAGGTGGACACAGGAAGCTTCAGAGCTACTCACGTGTTTTTTATTATGCCTGGTGAATGGGACATCCGTTTTCAAATCAAAGAGGGAATGCAGGTTCAAGATGAAGCCGTTCTTACTCTTATCATTTAATGTAGCATTACATTTTTTTCTAAGCACTTCCGAGGCCTTTGCCGCCGCCTGCTGTGGAGGAGGCTTTGCTGCACCCTCTATCATTTCTGGTGATGAAAAGGCGCAATTTACAAGCTCTTACTCTTTTACTGATGTGGTCATCAACACTGTGGATGCCCGAGGAATTTGGCGCAAGTGGGACGAGAAGCAAAGCGTGATGGTGATGCAACTCGAAGGGGCGCACTTAGTTTCAGATCGCTGGCAAGTAGGAGCCGTTGTGCCCGTCATCCAACGCTCTTACATGGGACAGCAGTATTCGGGGCTGGGAGATGTGTCTGTTTCCTTAGGATACGAATATTTAACCGATTGGGACTATAACCCTCTCAAACCCAAAGGCATTGGTTTTTTACAACTCACCCTACCCACAGGAAAATCCCGCGCAGAATCAGAAGTGGGAGGACTAGACAGTCGTGGCAATGGGTTTTGGTCTATAGGAGCAGGAACCCTTTTGACTAAAACCTTAGGAGCCTTTGATGTCTTTGGACTTGCAAGTCTACGTCACTCTTTTGCTAAAGATACCACTAATTCCTATTTACAGGGCACCCTTCATCCAGGATGGGGAGGAAGTCTAGGCATAGGAGCAGGTTATAATCTTAAAGCTTTTAGGGTAGGCACTTCTCTGACATGGTTTTATGAAGACCCTATTGATATCGATGGTACAACTTCCTATATGGGTTCTGTAGAGCGATATGCGACAGCCATGTTTTCTGTAAGCTATTTAAGTTCTACACAGTGGGCCACAACTGTCAGTTACCTAGATCAAACACTATTTGGCTCACCCATCAATACTAGTCTTGGCAGAACAGTGTCTGTTCTGATACAAAAGAAATGGAATCGATAACCTTTAAGGGAGGGATGACCATGTTAAACGCATTTACACAAAAATTGAACTTACCTGTCGAAGAATTTACAACTCCAGATCCCATCACCGCAGATGAAAATGCCTCTGTAGATGCGCTGTTAGAGATCATGACCCAATACAATGTCAGACATATTCCTATCATGAAAGACGGTGTTGCCACAGGCATCATCAGCCAACGTGATCTTAAAGTGATTCAAGGTCTTAAGGATGAACATAAAAATCTGATCAAAGCCTCAGACATCATGGCCAAAAATCCTGTTACTGTCAGTTGTTCAGAAACTTTAGACGAAGTAGCCTTCACCATGTCACAAGAAAAAATTGGCAGCGTCCTAGTCAACGATGATAACGGACTGCTTGGCATCTTTACAGTCACTGATGCTTTAAATGCTTTGATTGAAGTGATCCGCTCTGCACGCTAAACTTCATTTTAGATTTTAAGCTTCCGCAGCATCTTTTTTTCACAAAAGCTTCAGAACAAGAGCGCGCGCGAGTCTAAGGTGATAACAAAGAACCCTTTCAAGCGTGACTTTAAAATAAAAAGAGAAGGTTTTACGACCTTCTCTTTTTTTAATTATTGATCTTTTTTCAGATCTTATTATCTGTAACCACAACCTGCACTTAACAGAGCATCAAAGAAGGCTCTACAGTTATTGATTCTTGGACGTTTATTACTTGGAGTGCTTGATGTTGGGTTTTGTGCTTTACCACGGCAATAGCTATTGTAGTTTTGCAAGTTCGTGGTCGTTGCAGACCCCTTACTTCTTGAGCACGAAAAATCAGGCCATAAAGCGTCTTGTGCAGGACGTGAAGGTGCGAAGATTCCACCTAAAAATCCACCAAGACCTCCGCCTCCACCATTGTTGGTGTTACCACCACCATTGCCGTAGTGCCCGCCGCCATTTCCATAATTCTGGCCATAACCATCATTTTGTCCATAACCGCCACCGTTATTATTGCCGTACTGACCGTAACCAGAACCACCGTACTCTAGATTTCGTTTTAAGTTTGTTAATAATAAATTCAACTCATCTTGATTTAGATCACCAATCCACTTTGTGCTTCTGGGAAAGGTTTCTGTAAATGTGTAAGTCAAAATATTTTGATACTTTGCAGACTTGACCTCTTCCAAAGCAGCTACAACAGGAGCATGATCTGCATCACGCACCTTAAGCGGAGTGGGAGAAAAAGAAGAGAGACCTAACATGTAGTCCACAGCGTCTTGCAGCACCTCTCCGTCAGAAGAGATCTTTGTCAAACAGTCAGAGTCCGCCACTGTGTGAAATCCACCATCAAAAAATCGAACAGGGTAAGGGTTTTTATTTTCACACTTTACAGTCTGTGGTGAATTAGGACGTGAACTGTAAATCACCTTTTTATAAGATTTTTGTCTGCTGTAAATGCTGTCAAAATCTTTAAATTTATCTAATACCATCTTGGCTT from Pseudobdellovibrionaceae bacterium includes:
- a CDS encoding FixH family protein; the protein is MKISKVCVRAILAMTVVWGVFIGQVLAHSGHVHAPSSSAPMVHLTFAQAGVHAHVMWELGPVVGAESRLRVEWKSALDHSSVSPSGDFEVVLWMPSMNHGSAPTLVQNLVDENGKALIGVYEVSNIYFVMGGDWEVRLTLIGADGTFETQTFALDVLEDSEAPSGHGNPHSHGGGDSHHHGHH
- a CDS encoding SCO family protein codes for the protein MNTSSSQKISIKYILQALGVSAFLAAILVFVMMEVMRGQTEPSYGGDFTLSFRDQPWSFSDHTKKLNVLYIGYAKCPDVCPMSLSVAAQAFQKLSEKELQKVQLVFVSVDHENDTDTEVANYAEQFFSEFVGLSGSEEQLKKTVSQFYSSYLLEKDPSSYLGYSISHTDRLYFLNSKGMVVSTIPNPRDADEVFKMIRAKL
- a CDS encoding CBS domain-containing protein, with amino-acid sequence MLNAFTQKLNLPVEEFTTPDPITADENASVDALLEIMTQYNVRHIPIMKDGVATGIISQRDLKVIQGLKDEHKNLIKASDIMAKNPVTVSCSETLDEVAFTMSQEKIGSVLVNDDNGLLGIFTVTDALNALIEVIRSAR